The Lutra lutra chromosome 7, mLutLut1.2, whole genome shotgun sequence genome segment CGGGGGCCCTCAGTGTGCGTTTGAggagaacaaaaaagagagagagccgaGCGGGGGAGCGAGCGAGGGAGCCGAGCCGAGAGAAAGAGCCGCCGGGCGCTGCCTCGCCAGACCTCGCAGGGACCGCGGGGCCACCGGGAGGCACTTTttgtggaggggggagggggacgaCCTCTGCAACCGCGGCGCCCCGGTCGTCCGAGCGCAGCGTGGGGCGGGCTGCGACCTCTGCCTCGGTGgattgcatttttaattaaggATTCCCAACAGCTCTTGGGATTTTTACAGTTTCCACTCAAGTGTTGACACCCGCGTTCTGGAGAAACTTGCTCCAAGTGCATCTAGCGCCTGGGACCTGAGACGGAGTTGGTTCTCGTGCATGCAATTCcaggattttggttttgtttggggttctttttctttctttcctttttttttgttttttcctttttgcaggGAGTAAGAAGGAAGCTGAGGGTATCAACAAGCCTGCCTTTCGGATCCTGCAGGAAAAGCCCATGTAGTTAAGCGCTTGGGTTTTAAAGGCAGGGCTGCCCCCGACACATCTGGAGGGTTCGGCGCGAGCGCTTTGTGCTCATGGACCAAACGCGCAACTTTTGAAGGCTCGCCGGCCCATGCGGGGTCTTCCTGGCGCGGCGCCGCCTGCAGTCCCCCTCCAGCGCCGGGGCTGGAGTTGCTGAGTAGCCGGGCCGCCGGGGTCCATGTAGCCGCTGGCCCCGCGCGGACTGCGGCTCGGCGCGCGCCTGCTCCCCGCCGTCCCGGCCCGGCGAGCTCCCTCATGTTGCAGCCCCGCGGCGCCCCTTCGACGACAGGCTGTGCGCAATCTGCACGGCGCCCGGCGGCGGAGCTTCATGTGGGGCTGCGGCCCGCGCAGCCGGCGCCTCGCTGAGGGAACGGACCCCCGGTAACCGGAGAccgcctccctcccacccccggcgCCAAAGGATATCGTATGTTCAGGTCCAAACGCTCGGGGCTGGTGCGGCGACTTTGGCGAAGTCGTGTGGTCCCCGACCGGGAggaaggcggcggcggcggcggcggcgacgacGAGGATGGGAGCTGGGGCAGCCGAGCTGAGCCGGCCCCGCGGGCACCAGAAGGCGGAGGCTGCGGCCGCTCCGAAGTCCGCCCGGTAGCCCCGCGGCGGCCCCGGGACGCGGTGGGACAGCGAGGCGCCCAGGGCGCGGGGAGGCGCCGGCGCGCAGGGGGGCCCCCGAGGCCCATGTCGGAGCCGGGGGCCGGCGCTGGGGGCTCCCCGCTGGACGTGGCGGAGCCGGGAGGCCCGGGCTGGCTGCCCGAAAGTGACTGCGAGACGGTGACTTGCTGTCTCTTCTCGGAGCGGGACGCCGCGGGCGCGCCGCGGGACGCCGGCGACCCCCTGGCCGGGGCGGCCCTggaggcggcgggcggcgggcggagTCGCGAAGCCCGCTCGCGGCTGCTGCTGCTCGAGCAGGAACTCAAGACGGTCACGTACTCGCTGCTGAAGCGGCTCAAGGAGCGCTCGCTGGACACGCTGCTGGAGGCGGTGGAGTCCCGCGGCGGCGTGCCGGGTGGCTGCGTGCTGGTGCCGCGCGCCGACCTCCGCCTGGGCGGCCAGCCCGCGCCGCCGCAGCTGCTGCTCGGCCGCCTCTTCCGCTGGCCCGACCTGCAGCACGCCGTGGAGCTGAAGCCCCTGTGCGGCTGCCACAGcttcgccgccgccgccgacGGCCCCACCGTGTGCTGCAACCCCTACCACTTCAGCCGGCTCTGCGGGCCAGGTGAGCGCGCACGCGCCGGTGGGAGCTGGGGGTTCCCCTTCCCGCCCCTTTCCGAGGCCTTTTTGGGCCGGAACACCGCGGCCCGGCGGGCGGGTGGAGCTGCGGCTGCACCCGCGCGGGTGCCCCTGGAGCGTGGGAGCCCCGGGTGGAGGCGCCTCGCCGGGCAGGACAGCCCGAGAAGTGGCACACGTGTCAAATGGCACCTTTTTAAGACTTGGGAAAACTCGAAAGGGTGGCATTGGAGTTTCTCTGCAGCTTCAGGGACCTAATGTAGGCTACAGCTTCATAGACGGTGAAAGAGGAGCGCAGGCCTAGGAGAAACCAAACACAAGTGTCGTCCAGTCCCCCCCTCCTCATTTTACCCTCAGTCCGTGCCCAGGCCTGTAGCGTTTGTGTGCATATGCTTATCCCTATGCTGTACTTCCCTATATCCAGGTAGATACAAGTTGTGAAATTGGGCGTAGACAATTCATGTCTAGAGTCAGAAGTGTTCATAAATGGTCACATTGGTTCCTTTGTACAATTTGGAGCAAAGCTGTCTCCAGGTGGAGATCACCTTCTTGCCCTGATTGCTGCCAGCATCCCTTGGGTGTCAAATATcagcgcgcgcgcgcacacacacacacacacacacacacgcacgcgcgcacacccGGTGGTGTCATCATTGTCAGTTCTGTGTACAGTTTTTCTAGAGTTGAGGGTCCTGGAGGCGACCGCAGGTGGAGGAAGCAAGGAAGCCAGATAATTTATTTACCTCTGAGACCTGCCTCccttctttgttctcttcctggGATTTCCcgcacacaccccacccccagccctgcttaCTGAGCAGGCCCTGGGTTCTGGAGCAGAGGTGAGGACAGCCGgaggctccccgccccccaccccactctgacCTCTGCAGTGCATGGCTCACACATTTCAGCCCATAGCATCTTAGGGGCTTGAGCATTCGGTAGCATTGGGGATTCTGTGGGGGTGGGACTAATAGAAGATTGAAGGCTGTTGGGCCTGGGTAGGCTCTGAGCTCCTCCAGCCTATGTCCCCTCTGGAGAGTCAGCATCCAGCCTGGGGGGCACACAGTGGTCCAGATCACAGATCTCCAGACTCCCAGTGTGGAAGGGGACGGTGGGCCCAGGATTTGTCCCAGATGTCTTGGTTCACGTGTGGGTGGTGGCTGGGGGGAAAGGCAGGTGTAGCTGTCTTGGTGGTTCCTGAAGAGAGAGCACTgattgggggatggggggaggttggggagaaGCACCATGGATCTGGCTGCCCTGAACCCTGCATGGTCACTCCAGGCCTGACTCAAGGGCTTTTGGCAGTACCTGACCTGTGGCCCATGGGAGTCTTTCTGTGCTCCTTGTTCCTCTTCGGGACAGCTTCTCCTGGAAGTGGCTTCCTCTTGTATGGTACCCCATCTCCTCCCTCACTCTGGGGCAAGGGTCGCTGTTGGTGGTTGCCCTGTTGCCGGTCATTTTTGGTGCATGGGAGGTAATTGGTGGGGCCCACTTTGTGCTTTCAGCAGGCCCTGGCAGCTTACTTTTTCTCTTACCAAGTCAGTGTGCCCACAGATACATGTTgaacacttactgtgtgccaggcatggtgctgGGTGCTGTATAGCAGAGAGAGTAGAAATAGGAGTAGGGTGCCCTCGAGAAACAGTCTTCCCCTGGGAGATGGGTCAGAGATGGGGGAAGAAGGGCCAGGTCTTTAGGTCTGAACTCTCTGAGCGCTGTGGGATGTGGAGGTTAACAGGATCCCCTCCTGGAGCTCCATAGTTCTGTCTGGAGACAGCCTTGGAGGGTGGGTcggggaggtgggcagagaggaggaggaggagagggcctGCTGAGAGTCAAGGTGCCCGGTCTGCTCAGGTGTGTGAGAGCCAGAAGGGATGCacacccctctctccccagcttagATGCCAACTTAGGTGGTGGTTTGAGTTTGGCCAACTTGGGGGCGGGGTACAGGTTGAGGGGTGAGCTGTAGTGGAGCAGTTCTTCCCCATAGCCCTGGTCCCAGGGTCTTTAGTAAGCTTGACCTTGGATGAGTAACCTGCCCTTACAGTCTCCCTATTAGTTCTTGGGAGGCTCTAGGAACAATTCTCCATATCTGATTCTTAGCCTGAGCACTGGCACTtgactccctccctcctccccaaaggAGGCACTATTACAGGAGCCTGGTGTCTGTTCCCTGTCTCTTtgccagccctctcccctctccccattgaGGCCACCCTGGGGGTAGGTGGGAGGACCGATGATCTGGGAAGAGTTTTCAGGAGGTGCCAGATTGACCCTCTTGCTTCCTCCCCTGCCCGATGGTGTGGGCCGCTGGAACTGAGAACTGGGGAGCCCTTTGCTGCCCACTCCACCCCTGCTGCCTGGCCGCCAGCCTGGCTCCTAGAACTGGGCGGGTACATAGCTGGAGCTCAGCGGTGCGCATCCTGATAAGGAGACTGCTccttccagggccctgggggaAGAGGGCTGGGGCAGTGGAGTGGGTGGGCAGGCAGAcaagacagatggacagacagacacacttGGGGAGAGCAGGCACATAGCTGGAGAATACAGCAGCATACTCAGCAGGCCAACTGAGGGGCACCCACTAGTTGCCCCAGTGCCCACCTGACCCCCACAGGGAGCCCAGGTGGCCAGGAGGCCCCTTTCTGGGCAGTGCTGACTCCTTCTGCTCGGAGCAAACTCTGATCCCATCCATCAGCTTGCTCTGGGACCCTGGGGCCAGTTCCCCTCTTTGGACCTCTTTTCACACGGTGTAAAATGAGACCGTGGGCAGAATCCTGGAGTCTGATGGGCAGATTCCAGGCGACCCAGGCCTCCTCCCCTACCCTCTCCCCCATGCTTGTCTCAGAAAGTTGGGGTCCTCCCTCCTTGTGGGGCTTTGTCCTGCACCTCCGTCCCTGTGGGAGTCAGGCCCCAGCTGCCCTTCCCTCTTGTGTGTCTTTCTGTCCCGGGAAAAGCCGGTTCGCTGAGCTGGGTGCCTATGTGGACGGAAATGTGGAGAAATACTTTAATCACAGTTCTAACCTGTGTTTATACAGCTCCTTTCTCCTGAAAGTATCCATTAACTTTGGAATAAATCTCCTGCTCTTTGCTCCACCActgtttttcttctgtaattataTTCAGTAAATTACTATTATCCAAATTGCGCCAGggaaagagagcgagagcgaACTTCTGAGCGACTGGAGGAGGCCGCCTAGGAAAACACAGGGCTCCCAGGCCAGGACTATAGGAATTAGAATGGGctaaaaagttttccttttatttggcCTGGCATTATCCCTTTGAAATGAGATCAATTTCAAGTTGGGCTTCCaagcccctgccccgcccctctgGCGGCCCCTCGGCCTGCCCGCCCTACTCCTCAGAGCTCCTCCTTGGAGGTGAGGAAGGGGTGATAATGTGCTGTTTGCCTCTTGCTGGCGCCAGCCGGCCCTGCTGTTTATCTGGCTGCCGGGGGGGAATCTGGGCAATTAGGCTCCGCCGGCCTTAAAGCGCCAGGAGCTCCTTTTTTTGAGGCTCCCAACCCCGGCTTGGGCATGAGCCTTCAGGTTCTGGGGGTGGAGGAGACTGGTGCTTGCgaggccccctccccacccacagccaCCCCTGGGAGGGGGGCAACCGGGAGGCCCAGGGCATCATGTGGATCCTTTCCTAAGGGAGGTGCTGGGCTGCAGAGCAGGGGTGGAAGGCTTTGTCCCAAACTGAAACCTTACCAGGctctgggagaggctgggagctCTTCTGGCTTTAGAATTAGGATCTAGATCCCAGAAGGTTAAGTACCCCCTGGGGGCTAACCAGAGGCCggtctgggctgggctgagctgagcACTAACCTTCTGGTACCCTCGGCCCCTGGCTGACTGCTGTTGAACTTCTGAAGGAAGTTGGAGGAGATTCCTGAAGTTGATGCCTGAGGCTGGAGtgtctgatctctctctctctcatccagtTCTCTCAGAGGGCCCCCAAGGGTTCTAGGCGCTCTCCCCTTCGAGTTTAGAGCACCTTAAGTTATTACTGAAAAATCAGTATGACTTTTGGAAGCCCTAAGATAGCTCCTAAAAGGGGACTGGATGGAGGGCCTGGAGGCAGCCCACACTTGGCCTTCTGAccttttgtctccctcctgagtTAATGACCTGGGGCTCCCCTCGCCCAGATCCCCCAGATCAGCGGGAGCGGGAGGCGTGGGAGTGAAGTGGAGATACCAGTTAAAGGTCCCCCAGGACTGTACGCAGCAACATTATTCCTAATAGGCAAAAAATGGAGAAAGTCCAAATGTCCACTAGCTGAGGAATGGCTAACTAGacgtggtatatccatacagcggagtatcattcagccataaaaatgttcCATCGATGCTGTTGCACTGGTGAGCCTGGAAAGCATTGTGCCGAGGGCTTCAGAAGCCAGACACAATGGGCCGCATACTATGTGAACCTATTCGTGGGAATTGTCCAGGATAAGCACATCCATAGGGACTGAAAGTAGATTTATGGTGGCCTAGGgtttgggggttgagggggtagggaCCGATGGCTAACAGGACAGGGCTTCTTTGGGATGAGGAAAATGTCCAGTAATTACACGGTGGTGTTGGTCTCACAACTCTCAGTATActaaaaaaccactgaattgtacactttaaaagagtGAACCTTGGTATGTGAATGAGAACTCAGTTGTTGGAGAAAAGGTAATTCAGAATCGGTCCCCACCTGGCCTCCCGCTttgtttcagagaaataaaataacatctccTGCCTTTGGATGTGGCCTTGGACAGGTCCTGTACCTGGCTGGACCTCAGCTGGCCCAACCAGTTAAAAGGAGCAGTTGAGCTGGGTGAACACGTGACGTTGTAaatctctgggtcttggggtgGAGTTTGTAGGCCTTCCTACTTTTTGCCCAGGATGGAATTTAGCGCTCAGCTCTCAGCCTCTGAAGTTGTTCAGCAGTTCTGTGCAAACCATTTTGCTGGACCAAACGGGGGCCTGGTCAAGTCCCTCCTAAAAGCTTTGCAGTTCTCACGAGCTGGTGTGAGGGACATTTCTAATTTACGGATTTGCTTTCTGCCTTACTCACATTTGGAGACACCCAGACCGGGACGGGCCGTGGGTGGCGGGAATCTCGGAAGCCATCTTCTCTATaccctttcttcccctccatgTTTTGGGTCTCAGAGAAACAGCCCCTGGGAGAAATGGTGGGGTTGATGACAATGGCTTGACTCCAGCCACCACTGCCCATTGCTGCCAAGTTTCACTCTGGGGGGACAGATCCAGGAGGGCAGTTGACCAGAGTGCCCCACCGTGTGTGGCCTGAGCCTCAGCCAATCAGATTTTTGCAAAGGGAACCCTAACACAAGAATTATAGGCCTTCCAGTAAGTGAGTGGGGGAGTGGACAGGGCATGAGACCAGGGATCAGGAGACCTAGCTTCTGGCTGTGGCTTTGGCTCTACTGTCAGtttgctgtgtggccctgggtggggggtggggggtcacctCCTCCTGTCAGGCCTCCGTGATCACTGTATGGGTGGGAGCGCCTGCCTCAATTCTCTTTCCCTGTGGAGATTTAGGCCTCCTTGCATTTTGCCTCTTGTCCTGAAAGGCTGGTCTTCACTCAGGTCTGGTTTCTAGCCCCTCCAAGTCTTGAGGACCAGCGGATCAAGTAAGTGGCTGCTAGTGAAGGCAAATTGTGAAGGCTCCTCCTGGAGCCTTGTTGGGGGCTCCTTTGGGTCACCCTTTTCAGCCTCTAAGTCCTCATTCTCCGCACCTGTGTCTGCAGAGGCCCCGACTTCTCCATTATCCTGATTACCATTGTCTTTGTCTGTACATGTTGACCAGGCACTTTCTGTGCACGTGATGGACTGATGACTGGGATGAACGAGTGTAATACGGGGGTGCCTCTTGTTCCCTATGTCCTTGGGATGTAGAGTCGAGTTAGGGCCTGGGTCTACATTCCAGTTTCATCATGATTGGCTGGAggggaccctgggcaagtcagtcttctcatctgtaaaatgggaatgacaacGGCCATCTTaacttatttttgagaaaaacgAGTAGGCACCCAGAAGCGTGATTAACCACACTATACCTAAGATCCAAAAGAATGATACTACTTATAATAAATGAAGTTGAAAATGCCTGGCATGGAGAAAGACACAGGGTGggcattcagcaaatgtttgccTCGGTCCCAGTGGCTCTTCCATgattcacttttccttctcccaaacTCTGGTCCACAAAAGAGTCCCTGTTTCTAGACTTCAGAGCCTTGACTTTGTTGAAGTAATTTCAGGATGGAAAAGctgggtggggaagaagggaagctGCACTGGGCGTACGGAGCAAACCAAATGCTCCTACAACTAATTGTGCCTTATTATAATTGCGAAAAACACTTATTACCCCTTGTGTCATTACTGATACCGGCCTAATAATAGTTATTACTGCTTTACTACCACTGAGAGTTTGTTTTAGTTTGCGATTTGATGGTGTTTAGTTTCATTTAGGGAAAATGAAGGGTCATTTCATTCATGCAAATTGTTACTTAGTTTAGCAAATTGTTACTTCCCCTAAAGCAAGAGGCTAAGGAATTCTTCTGAAgacaaaatatatgtttttaaggaGGATTATTTTAGGCAaatgaaaggaaaccaaaagaaaaataccgTAGACAATAAGGAATCACAGAGGGTCTGAGC includes the following:
- the SMAD6 gene encoding mothers against decapentaplegic homolog 6 isoform X3: MFRSKRSGLVRRLWRSRVVPDREEGGGGGGGDDEDGSWGSRAEPAPRAPEGGGCGRSEVRPVAPRRPRDAVGQRGAQGAGRRRRAGGPPRPMSEPGAGAGGSPLDVAEPGGPGWLPESDCETVTCCLFSERDAAGAPRDAGDPLAGAALEAAGGGRSREARSRLLLLEQELKTVTYSLLKRLKERSLDTLLEAVESRGGVPGGCVLVPRADLRLGGQPAPPQLLLGRLFRWPDLQHAVELKPLCGCHSFAAAADGPTVCCNPYHFSRLCGPESPPPPYSRLSPRDEYKPLDLSDSTLSYTETEATNSLITAPGEFSASTGVSLSTLLLISNERSCLVQGCSPDPRRPERSFHSRISLPWWGAASSHTPRLVTLFCGCLDFLGVFTHAKTSQRLDPDKDGPIFPSSSSPSLQTPE
- the SMAD6 gene encoding mothers against decapentaplegic homolog 6 isoform X1; its protein translation is MFRSKRSGLVRRLWRSRVVPDREEGGGGGGGDDEDGSWGSRAEPAPRAPEGGGCGRSEVRPVAPRRPRDAVGQRGAQGAGRRRRAGGPPRPMSEPGAGAGGSPLDVAEPGGPGWLPESDCETVTCCLFSERDAAGAPRDAGDPLAGAALEAAGGGRSREARSRLLLLEQELKTVTYSLLKRLKERSLDTLLEAVESRGGVPGGCVLVPRADLRLGGQPAPPQLLLGRLFRWPDLQHAVELKPLCGCHSFAAAADGPTVCCNPYHFSRLCGPESPPPPYSRLSPRDEYKPLDLSDSTLSYTETEATNSLITAPGEFSDASMSPDAAKPSHWCSVAYWEHRTRVGRLYAVYEQAVSIFYDLPQGSGFCLGQLNLEQRSESVRRTRSKIGFGILLSKEPDGVWAYNRAEHPIFVNSPTLDAPGGRALVVRKVPPGYSIKVFDFERSGLLQHGPEPDAADGPYDPNSVRISFAKGWGPCYSRQFITSCPCWLEVLLNSHR
- the SMAD6 gene encoding mothers against decapentaplegic homolog 6 isoform X2; translation: MFRSKRSGLVRRLWRSRVVPDREEGGGGGGGDDEDGSWGSRAEPAPRAPEGGGCGRSEVRPVAPRRPRDAVGQRGAQGAGRRRRAGGPPRPMSEPGAGAGGSPLDVAEPGGPGWLPESDCETVTCCLFSERDAAGAPRDAGDPLAGAALEAAGGGRSREARSRLLLLEQELKTVTYSLLKRLKERSLDTLLEAVESRGGVPGGCVLVPRADLRLGGQPAPPQLLLGRLFRWPDLQHAVELKPLCGCHSFAAAADGPTVCCNPYHFSRLCGPESPPPPYSRLSPRDEYKPLDASMSPDAAKPSHWCSVAYWEHRTRVGRLYAVYEQAVSIFYDLPQGSGFCLGQLNLEQRSESVRRTRSKIGFGILLSKEPDGVWAYNRAEHPIFVNSPTLDAPGGRALVVRKVPPGYSIKVFDFERSGLLQHGPEPDAADGPYDPNSVRISFAKGWGPCYSRQFITSCPCWLEVLLNSHR